A window from Desulfomicrobium escambiense DSM 10707 encodes these proteins:
- the dsrB gene encoding dissimilatory-type sulfite reductase subunit beta: MAFVSSGYNPEKPMENRISDIGPRHASDFFPPVIAKNKGQWLWHEICEPGILMHKAESGDEVYTVRCGGARLMSIGHVREICEIADKFCGGHLRFTTRNNIEFMVGTLAEAKKLKEFLNAQKFDGGSHKFPVGGTGAGITNIVHTQGWVHCHTPATDASGTVKVVLDELFEEFGQMRMPAQVRISMACCLNMCGAVHCSDIAILGYHRKPPVIDHEWLDNLCEIPLAVAACPVGAIRPTKKEIVTEAGETKTVNTVAIKNERCMFCGNCYTMCPSLPLSDQTGDGLVIMAGGKVSNRISNPKFSKVVVAFIPNEPPRWPTLAKTIRKIVEAYAGDARKYERVGDWAERIGWERFFEKCGLDFSEHMIDDFRDPAYYTWRQTTNFKF, encoded by the coding sequence ATGGCTTTTGTTTCTTCCGGATACAATCCCGAAAAACCAATGGAAAACAGGATTTCGGACATCGGCCCCCGCCATGCTTCCGACTTCTTTCCCCCGGTCATTGCCAAGAATAAGGGGCAGTGGCTGTGGCACGAAATCTGTGAACCCGGCATCCTGATGCACAAGGCCGAGAGCGGCGACGAAGTCTACACTGTTCGTTGCGGCGGCGCCCGCCTCATGTCCATCGGTCACGTTCGCGAAATCTGCGAAATCGCCGACAAGTTCTGTGGTGGCCACCTGCGTTTCACCACGCGTAACAATATTGAGTTCATGGTCGGCACCCTTGCCGAAGCCAAGAAGCTCAAAGAATTCTTGAACGCCCAGAAGTTCGACGGCGGCAGCCACAAGTTCCCCGTTGGCGGAACCGGCGCCGGCATCACCAACATCGTCCACACCCAGGGTTGGGTCCACTGCCACACCCCGGCCACGGACGCTTCCGGTACGGTCAAGGTCGTTCTTGACGAACTGTTCGAAGAGTTCGGCCAGATGCGCATGCCCGCTCAGGTCCGCATCTCCATGGCGTGCTGCCTGAACATGTGCGGTGCCGTTCACTGCTCCGACATCGCCATCCTGGGCTACCACCGCAAACCTCCGGTCATCGACCACGAGTGGCTGGACAACCTGTGCGAAATTCCGTTGGCCGTCGCCGCCTGCCCCGTAGGCGCCATCCGTCCGACCAAGAAGGAAATCGTGACCGAAGCCGGCGAGACCAAGACGGTCAACACCGTTGCCATCAAGAACGAGCGCTGCATGTTCTGCGGTAACTGTTACACCATGTGTCCGTCCCTGCCCCTGTCCGACCAGACCGGTGACGGCCTCGTCATCATGGCCGGCGGCAAGGTTTCCAACCGCATCAGCAATCCCAAGTTCTCCAAGGTCGTCGTGGCCTTCATTCCGAACGAGCCGCCCCGCTGGCCCACGCTGGCCAAGACCATCCGCAAGATCGTCGAAGCCTACGCCGGTGACGCCCGCAAATACGAGCGCGTTGGTGACTGGGCCGAGCGCATCGGCTGGGAACGTTTCTTCGAAAAGTGCGGTCTGGATTTCTCCGAGCACATGATCGACGATTTCCGTGATCCGGCCTACTACACTTGGCGTCAGACCACGAACTTCAAGTTCTAA
- a CDS encoding dissimilatory sulfite reductase D family protein, translating into MSDPKQIVLEYIESKSKQKSKFYFNDLAALFPDMKMREAKKVINQLVSDGVLEYWSSGSTTMYGVPGAGKQAHTEGED; encoded by the coding sequence ATGTCAGATCCTAAACAGATCGTTTTGGAGTACATCGAGTCCAAGTCCAAGCAGAAATCCAAGTTTTATTTCAACGACCTGGCCGCTCTTTTTCCCGATATGAAAATGCGCGAAGCCAAGAAGGTGATCAACCAGCTCGTTTCCGACGGCGTGCTTGAATACTGGTCCAGCGGCAGCACCACCATGTACGGTGTTCCCGGGGCTGGTAAGCAGGCTCATACCGAAGGCGAAGATTAA